A single Triticum dicoccoides isolate Atlit2015 ecotype Zavitan chromosome 2A, WEW_v2.0, whole genome shotgun sequence DNA region contains:
- the LOC119352509 gene encoding uncharacterized protein LOC119352509 yields the protein MQMDSGQISSVGRENKDLLDALYRHREILRLETNLLRGEIASRNLATVAGKKAYLKSHSDGRSLSGAPSQLVEQSSVHQIADLPLVSLPYLVPNQEGALDLLLHETHKFAYRLQSLKKEFGVTIPLEKLRLLLLLSQECFRISKTIGTHGSPVSCESSEDAEISLFNERRICWENTWGSPVFRCGSFNDITTLSPMYFTHSAPRVIESTRYITKALQIYSFKISDLNGYWKWPLCVYGVVAARDAVDCNRNLLFSRSRANCQVVTEKDPFLHLTGPSRATVADEPVDFEVELKIKFGTDQSQDIALISDTNHYTSRGDAAFFSGRSYSATLRLETVPRAAQATILSIRVVGGVSLFEFGGRVACSFSTEKYVDPTCEQVVLVESAEKIPEDDGYLTLSRKVVTAGLQGGLQVAIQAYGGSHRPSVSGLLYFPSQYCRVSRRTCLVGGFEVEVTVAWSWFVQDKMEIL from the exons ATGCAGATGGATAGCGGGCAGATCTCGTCCGTGGGCAGGGAGAATAAGGATTTGCTTGACGCTCTTTATCGTCACCGCGAGATCCTAAGGCTCGAGACCAATTTGCTGAGGGGAGAAATCGCGTCCCGGAATCTGGCGACCGTTGCTGGGAAGAAGGCCTATCTGAAGAGTCATTCCGACGGAAGATCACTCTCCGGCGCACCATCTCAGTTGGTCGAGCAGTCGTCCGTCCATCAGATTGCGGATTTGCCACTGGTGAGTTTGCCCTATCTTGTTCCTAATCAGGAGGGGGCCCTCGATCTGCTCTTGCACGAGACGCACAAATTCGCCTACCGGCTCCAATCTCTGAAGAAAGAATTCGGTGTCACCATCCCTCTGGAGAAGCTCAGATTGCTGCTTCTCCTCTCGCAAGAATGTTTCAGAATCTCCAAAACCATAGGGACGCATGGATCGCCAGTTTCTTGTGAATCTTCTGAGGATGCTGAAATTTCTCTCTTCAATGAGCGCCGTATCTGCTGGGAAAATACTTGGGGCAGTCCTGTGTTTAGGTGTGGCAGCTTCAACGACATAA CCACACTGTCTCCTATGTACTTCACGCACTCTGCACCCCGTGTCATCGAATCCACTCGCTACATCACCAAGGCCTTGCAGATCTACTCCTTCAAAATCTCTGACCTAAATGGCTACTGGAAGTGGCCACTCTGTGTGTACGGCGTGGTCGCTGCTCGAGACGCTGTGGACTGTAACCGCAACCTTCTCTTCTCTCGCTCCAGGGCTAACTGCCAAGTAGTCACTGAAAAG GATCCTTTTTTGCACCTGACTGGCCCTTCTCGTGCAACTGTCGCTGACGAACCTGTTGACTTTGAAGTCGAGCTAAAGATAAAATTTGGAACAGATCAGTCCCAAGATATAGCATTGATCAGTGATACTAACCACTACACTTCTAGAGGTGATGCTGCTTTTTTCTCTGGCCGCTCTTATTCGGCAACATTGAGGCTTGAGACAGTTCCTAGAGCGGCCCAGGCAACTATATTGTCTATTCGAGTGGTTGGAGGAGTGTCTCTTTTCGAATTTGGAGGCCGGGTTGCTTGCTCGTTCTCTACTGAAAAGTATGTTGATCCCACATGCGAGCAAGTTGTGCTGGTTGAGTCTGCTGAAAAGATTCCTGAGGATGATGGTTACCTTACACTGTCAAGGAAGGTTGTTACGGCAGGACTACAAGGAGGATTGCAAGTTGCCATACAAGCCTATGGGGGATCTCACCGTCCATCCGTATCTGGTCTTCTTTACTTCCCTTCCCAGTATTGCAGGGTAAGTCGGCGCACATGCTTGGTCGGTGGCTTTGAGGTGGAGGTAACTGTTGCTTGGTCGTGGTTTGTACAGGACAAGATGGAAATCTTGTGA
- the LOC119357273 gene encoding uncharacterized protein LOC119357273 yields the protein MDSGQISSVGRELEMGRGSGKQQSEISMLMEEILSLQRERQDLAGSLTPSISYWRERVSPTATEWMVAGRGTMAVSIIKPASSILQSGSEQVHLPHAVRDVQKELGNYFDFVLQDIEHLGHRMLSTSHFLWSSRAPVSSCQADELVRTTSKLMQISTHIYDAGVDKSKEDEKKQRKKHKEVEEDTTKKMERKKEEEQEKMGWKKENQAEQEETRKKAEMMRSHEFFRLSSNVREKPNHYKNELAMMFTEDDEKEYEREMEAERQAEMERKQRKQKKKQQQQIVVEQGADQNRTKSPMELLKEDMDTELLLFASHRKYWEDTNISKTGQCGRFQDNTTLSPMQFTHYTPGITLPPAAFIGTTVQIYSFKITRLHNDLKWPLYVYGEVAARDTVDRNRNLLFCRSEFRGQVLTENDSSLCLTGPSRAIVAEDPVDFEVELRIIEGDDEIKDRVLMSLSKRYDGAEQPLCFHGSMCSAELSLGRLAATVQATIVGVRVGEGRWPFEFGGRVTCSLYSVEVDDHSCDEVVLLDSAEKIPEDGLDGYISLSRSVVSVQLQGRLKVSIQAYGRSEPPVDVEFHPQDCNITMGSCSVYGTKVDITVAWSRLVRDKMDLLIEGYSTQA from the exons ATGGATAGCGGGCAGATCTCGTCCGTGGGCAGGGAGTTGGAGATGGGCAGGGGATCCGGGAAACAGCAGTCTGAGATATCGATGCTGATGGAGGAGATCCTGTCCCTGCAGAGGGAGCGCCAAGATCTGGCCGGTTCTCTTACTCCCAGCATTTCTTACTGGAGGGAAAGGGTCTCTCCAACAGCAACAGAGTGGATGGTCGCTGGAAGGGGAACCATGGCCGTGAGCATTATCAAACCAGCCTCCAGTATCCTCCAGTCCGGCTCAGAGCAGGTACATTTACCCCACGCTGTTAGAGACGTCCAGAAAGAACTCGGGAACTACTTCGATTTTGTCCTCCAAGACATAGAGCACTTGGGTCACCGGATGCTATCTACCTCACATTTTCTTTGGAGTTCCCGTGCCCCAGTCTCCTCGTGCCAGGCCGACGAGCTGGTTAGGACAACATCCAAATTAATGCAAATCTCTACGCATATCTACGATGCTGGGGTGGACAAGAGTAAGGAGGatgagaagaagcagaggaagaagcacAAGGAGGTGGAAGAAGATACCACCAAGAAGATggaaaggaagaaggaggaggagcaaGAGAAGATGGGATGGAAGAAGGAGAATCAGGCTGAACAGGAGGAGACTAggaagaaggctgagatgatgcggTCCCACGAATTCTTTCGTCTCTCATCCAATGTCAGGGAGAAGCCCAACCATTACaaaaatgagttggcgatgatgTTTACAGAGGACGACGAGAAGGAGTATGAGAGGGAGATGGAGGCAGAGAGGCAGGCGGAGAtggagaggaagcagaggaagcagaagaagaagcagcagcagcagattgtTGTGGAGCAGGGCGCTGACCAGAACAGAACAAAATCCCCAATGGAGCTTCTCAAAGAGGATATGGATACCGAGCTGCTACTTTTTGCCAGCCACCGTAAGTACTGGGAAGATACAAACATCAGCAAGACTGGACAGTGCGGTCGGTTCCAAGATAACA CCACTTTGAGTCCTATGCAGTTTACACACTACACACCTGGTATCACCCTGCCCCCTGCTGCTTTCATTGGGACAACCGTTCAGATCTACTCCTTCAAAATTACTCGACTGCACAATGACCTCAAGTGGCCACTCTATGTATATGGTGAGGTCGCTGCCCGGGACACCGTGGACCGCAACCGCAATCTTCTCTTCTGTCGGTCAGAGTTTAGGGGCCAAGTACTCACTGAAAAT GACTCTTCCCTATGCTTGACTGGCCCTTCTCGTGCAATTGTAGCGGAGGATCCTGTTGACTTCGAAGTCGAACTAAGAATTATTGAGGGCGATGATGAGATCAAAGACAGAGTATTGATGAGTCTTAGCAAGCGTTACGACGGTGCAGAGCAACCTTTATGCTTCCATGGCTCCATGTGTAGTGCAGAGTTGAGCCTTGGGCGACTTGCTGCAACGGTCCAGGCAACTATCGTGGGGGTTCGTGTTGGTGAAGGGAGGTGGCCTTTTGAATTCGGAGGCCGAGTTACTTGCTCCTTGTATTCTGTCGAGGTTGATGATCACTCGTGTGATGAAGTTGTTTTGCTTGATTCCGCTGAAAAAATTCCTGAAGATGGTTTAGATGGGTATATTTCTCTTTCAAGGAGTGTTGTGTCAGTACAATTGCAAGGACGGCTGAAAGTTAGCATACAAGCATACGGGAGATCTGAACCTCCAGTTGATGTTGAATTCCATCCCCAGGATTGCAACATAACTATGGGTAGTTGTTCTGTCTATGGCACTAAGGTGGACATCACGGTTGCTTGGTCCCGGCTTGTCCGGGACAAGATGGATTTACTAATTGAGGGTTATTCTACCCAGGCGTAG